The following coding sequences are from one Carassius auratus strain Wakin chromosome 15, ASM336829v1, whole genome shotgun sequence window:
- the LOC113115392 gene encoding P2Y purinoceptor 14-like, producing the protein MESAVSQILHTAAPLTSSTTALDDITETNTTAETNASCGFSKIPSHPAFIFAYSLVFLVSLVLNCITMRVYFCSSQRVQSSVTVYMKNLAAADFFLCLCLPLRIANYADSSDLMRNIYCSFGASAFYLNMYASILFMDFIAANRYLKIVRPLETHALQTVRTARHISIGTWLSLLAMSSVYLILFLLTSWGHVHKPEKSGCEALHSPQLSLVYKITHSVSMVLFTFVLVSLIALYWGTLQKIKQAQLSTQNASRSQKFRKSKRNMLVLVMVFCVCFVPYHLVRLPYAFIKPQTKLCTAQAFYVLKELTVLLSVLNACLDPLIYFIFCKAFRAQLGLRRMSDSMRDSDDKSQQRRMSNMLSYIETKISTLRRESVI; encoded by the exons ATGGAGTCAGCAGTTTCACAGATTCTTCACACTGCAGCCCCACTAACCAGCTCCACCACTGCCCTGGATGacatcacagaaacaaacaccACTGCAGAAACTAATGCTTCCTGTGGATTTTCAAAGATCCCCTCTCACCCTGCTTTCATATTTGCATACTCACTAGTGTTTCTTGTCAGTCTGGTACTTAACTGCATCACAATGCGGGTTTACTTCTGTTCCAGTCAGCGTGTTCAGTCCAGTGTCACAGTTTACATGAAGAACCTGGCGGCAGCCGACTTCTTCCTTTGTCTTTGTTTACCTTTGCGCATTGCTAACTATGCAGACAGTTCAGATTTAATGCGCAATATTTACTGCAGCTTTGGAGCATCAGCATTCTATCTAAACATGTACGCAAGCATTCTCTTTATGGACTTTATTGCTGCAAACAG GTACCTGAAGATTGTCCGGCCATTGGAGACACATGCTCTGCAGACGGTTCGTACCGCTCGGCATATTTCCATTGGAACGTGGCTCTCCCTGTTAGCCATGTCGTCTGTCTACTTGATCCTCTTCCTCCTGACCTCTTGGGGTCACGTTCACAAGCCTGAGAAGAGTGGCTGCGAGGCCTTACACAGTCCCCAGCTCAGTCTGGTCTACAAAATCACTCACAGTGTGTCAATGGTGCTCTTCACGTTTGTGCTGGTGTCTCTGATTGCTTTGTACTGGGGCACTTTGCAAAAGATCAAACAGGCTCAGTTGTCCACACAGAACGCATCCAGAAGCCAGAAATTCAGGAAATCGAAGCGTAACATGTTGGTGCTCGTGATGGTCTTTTGTGTATGCTTTGTGCCCTACCATTTGGTTAGACTGCCTTATGCATTCATCAAACCTCAGACGAAACTCTGCACGGCACAGGCGTTCTACGTACTGAAGGAGCTGACCGTCCTGCTATCGGTGCTCAATGCTTGTCTGGATCCTCTTATATACTTTATCTTCTGCAAGGCCTTCAGAGCCCAGCTGGGCCTCAGGAGGATGTCAGATTCAATGAGAGACAGCGACGATAAAAGCCAACAAAGACGAATGAGCAACATGTTGAGCTACATTGAAACCAAGATTTCCACATTACGACGTGAAAGTGTCATTTAA